The Paeniglutamicibacter cryotolerans genome window below encodes:
- a CDS encoding carboxylate-amine ligase, with protein MRTFGIEEEFFLIDPGTSMPILPDAETARILYGVEGGGSNTTAEFLACQVESATPVCVEAAEALASLRGYRKELARTARELNLLPVGVGTPPLIPVGSAVITDQERYRNINAFLPGIGAEQYVGGLHIHVSIPDADTGVHVLNSLRPWLPVLSALGANSPFWRGGDSGFASWRSIQYRKWSVQGIQPHFLDAADYHRRLAFMLSSDVVLDAGHIGWAARLSGRYPTVEIRMVDAQMRPEDSLLIALLARALVDTALHRPEDPSIPAPEALDLAYWQGAKHGMTGNQLDPRSGGGTVSTDHRVSSLLEYVVRALEDNGDRELVEAGLARIKSEGNGAIRQRRSFAEGGFDRVLADAATEVSA; from the coding sequence ATGCGGACCTTTGGCATTGAAGAAGAGTTCTTCCTGATCGATCCGGGTACTAGCATGCCTATCCTGCCAGATGCCGAAACAGCCCGGATTTTATATGGGGTCGAAGGCGGCGGTAGCAACACCACCGCGGAGTTCTTGGCCTGTCAGGTGGAAAGTGCCACACCGGTCTGTGTGGAAGCCGCTGAGGCTCTGGCTTCGTTGCGCGGATACCGCAAGGAGCTGGCCAGGACGGCTCGTGAGCTGAATCTCCTGCCGGTGGGGGTGGGAACCCCGCCACTGATTCCGGTAGGCAGCGCGGTCATCACTGATCAGGAACGGTACCGCAATATCAATGCGTTCCTGCCGGGCATCGGCGCCGAACAGTATGTCGGCGGGCTGCACATCCATGTTTCGATTCCCGATGCCGATACCGGGGTGCACGTGTTGAACTCACTGCGACCCTGGCTGCCGGTCCTCTCGGCTCTGGGTGCCAATTCGCCATTCTGGAGGGGTGGTGATTCGGGTTTTGCCTCCTGGCGCAGCATCCAGTACCGAAAGTGGTCGGTGCAGGGCATCCAACCGCATTTCCTGGATGCGGCTGATTACCATCGGCGGCTCGCCTTCATGTTATCTTCGGACGTGGTTCTGGACGCCGGACACATCGGATGGGCCGCACGCCTGTCCGGGCGCTACCCGACCGTGGAAATACGGATGGTCGATGCCCAGATGCGACCAGAGGATTCCCTCTTGATCGCACTGCTGGCTCGAGCCTTGGTCGATACGGCCCTTCACCGTCCCGAAGATCCCTCTATTCCCGCCCCGGAGGCCCTGGACCTGGCCTATTGGCAGGGCGCCAAACACGGCATGACGGGCAATCAGCTTGATCCCAGATCCGGCGGCGGCACGGTCAGCACGGACCATCGCGTCTCTTCCCTACTGGAATACGTCGTGAGAGCCCTAGAGGACAATGGCGATCGGGAACTAGTGGAAGCGGGCTTGGCCCGGATCAAGAGCGAGGGCAACGGTGCCATCCGCCAGCGTCGCAGCTTCGCCGAGGGAGGCTTCGACCGGGTACTTGCCGATGCCGCCACCGAGGTGAGTGCCTGA
- a CDS encoding helix-turn-helix domain-containing protein — MNQTGMRVKDAIGSSRITMNQAALARAVGMGSDALSRSLSGQRKFSAAELARLAAILGVSLPWLITGIGDPSYESGKTAEQREESRDRIAETVAFPAAAYREIGLETPPLPVFAPETSPEDAADSVAALLSERFGQPFIHDLPAAIEAAYGLGVFIVAEGPAFDARSMNSGSVSYIVVRGTGAWFQGNLVLARELGYLLCGSAVAIGRRRPSLTTWADYFAFALLLPVERMRGMDWNRQTPNELARFLWESGISAKALAARLNSLGIRPGPALVHADEGTLQLLAHQVPDCLSRPRARAYRSPRIPQSLLEEHLKALRDGQVDGSSLAWMLDTPLAEL; from the coding sequence ATGAACCAAACCGGGATGCGGGTGAAGGATGCGATCGGGTCCAGCCGGATCACGATGAACCAAGCCGCCTTGGCGCGGGCGGTGGGGATGGGAAGCGATGCGCTCAGCCGGTCACTAAGTGGTCAACGCAAATTCAGTGCCGCAGAGCTGGCGCGCCTCGCTGCGATACTAGGTGTCTCCCTTCCCTGGCTGATCACCGGTATCGGAGATCCATCCTACGAATCCGGGAAAACTGCTGAACAGCGCGAGGAAAGCCGAGACCGGATCGCCGAAACGGTGGCCTTTCCCGCTGCGGCGTATCGCGAAATCGGGCTCGAGACTCCTCCGTTGCCGGTGTTCGCCCCGGAGACCTCTCCGGAGGACGCGGCAGATTCAGTCGCGGCCCTGTTATCGGAACGATTCGGTCAACCGTTCATTCACGACCTCCCGGCGGCCATCGAAGCCGCCTACGGACTGGGAGTCTTTATCGTGGCCGAGGGGCCTGCTTTCGACGCCCGTTCGATGAACAGCGGATCAGTTTCCTACATCGTGGTTCGGGGGACCGGTGCCTGGTTCCAGGGGAACCTTGTCTTGGCGCGGGAGTTGGGATACCTGCTCTGCGGAAGTGCGGTTGCCATCGGTCGGCGCCGCCCGAGCCTGACCACCTGGGCTGACTACTTCGCCTTCGCCCTGTTATTGCCGGTCGAACGAATGCGCGGCATGGATTGGAACCGGCAAACACCCAATGAATTAGCCCGTTTCCTGTGGGAAAGTGGGATCTCGGCCAAGGCACTAGCCGCGCGCCTGAACTCCCTGGGGATACGCCCCGGCCCGGCCTTGGTTCATGCGGACGAAGGAACGCTGCAACTCTTGGCACATCAGGTCCCCGATTGCCTCAGCCGGCCCCGTGCCCGAGCATACCGATCACCGCGCATTCCGCAATCCTTGCTCGAGGAACACCTCAAGGCCCTGCGAGACGGGCAGGTAGACGGCTCATCACTGGCCTGGATGCTCGACACCCCGCTGGCCGAACTGTGA
- a CDS encoding IS1182 family transposase — translation MDANGGERKRFRAFEPDAVMLVPPSLEEWLPEGHLARFIAELVENELDLTRFYASHKKAKGQPPYDPRLMLRIVLYGYCTGVRSSRQLERACTDVVALRWLAAQQAPDFRSIGRFRQRHLAALANVFLQALELCRAAGMVKLGMVALDGTKLRANASRHKAMSYARLTEKQKVLAQEISDLMAEAKTVDESEDAKFGPGKRGDELPVELANRQARSKAMAAARASLEQEAADKARVEAEEKAAKRGDDDDEITGAGDTAARESEPRPTAQRNFTDPQARIMKTADGSYHYCYNAQAVVDAGHQVIVAAELGQGANDYGQLVPMVERVQENLGMMPKTLSADAGYCSKANLVEAGRMEAEHGTGFFISTARVKHSTPIPESPRGRIPANATLGERMARKLKTKPGKKIYSRRKVIVEPVFGQIKTRQGKHLLLRGLQNAQAEWKLLAAGHNLLKLHAFRAQGAG, via the coding sequence GCGGAAGCGGTTCAGGGCCTTTGAACCCGATGCGGTGATGCTGGTGCCACCCTCCCTGGAGGAGTGGCTGCCCGAGGGGCACCTGGCCCGGTTCATCGCCGAACTGGTCGAGAACGAGCTGGACCTGACCCGGTTCTACGCCTCCCACAAAAAGGCCAAGGGCCAGCCGCCGTACGACCCACGGCTGATGCTGCGCATCGTGCTCTACGGCTACTGCACCGGGGTCCGCTCCTCCCGCCAGCTGGAGCGCGCATGCACGGACGTGGTGGCGTTGCGCTGGCTGGCCGCCCAACAGGCCCCGGATTTCCGATCCATCGGCCGCTTCCGCCAACGCCACCTGGCCGCCTTGGCCAACGTGTTCCTGCAGGCGCTAGAACTCTGCCGGGCCGCGGGCATGGTCAAACTCGGGATGGTCGCGCTGGACGGAACGAAGCTGCGGGCCAACGCCTCTCGGCACAAGGCGATGTCCTACGCGCGGCTGACCGAAAAGCAGAAGGTCCTGGCCCAGGAGATCAGCGATCTGATGGCGGAGGCCAAGACCGTGGACGAGTCCGAGGACGCGAAGTTCGGTCCCGGTAAGCGCGGGGACGAGCTGCCGGTGGAACTGGCCAACCGGCAGGCCCGGTCCAAGGCCATGGCCGCCGCACGGGCTTCCTTGGAGCAGGAGGCCGCGGACAAGGCACGGGTAGAAGCCGAAGAGAAGGCCGCCAAGCGCGGGGATGACGATGATGAGATCACCGGTGCCGGTGACACCGCGGCCCGGGAATCGGAACCGAGGCCCACGGCGCAACGGAATTTCACGGATCCCCAAGCGCGGATCATGAAGACCGCCGACGGGTCCTATCACTATTGCTATAACGCGCAGGCGGTGGTGGACGCCGGGCATCAGGTCATTGTTGCCGCCGAGTTGGGCCAAGGGGCCAACGATTACGGACAGCTGGTCCCCATGGTCGAGCGGGTCCAGGAAAACCTGGGCATGATGCCCAAAACGTTGAGCGCCGATGCCGGGTACTGCTCGAAGGCGAACCTGGTGGAGGCGGGGCGGATGGAGGCGGAGCATGGGACCGGGTTCTTCATCTCCACCGCCCGGGTGAAGCACTCCACCCCGATCCCGGAGTCCCCGCGGGGCCGGATCCCGGCCAACGCCACCTTGGGTGAGCGGATGGCCCGGAAGCTGAAGACCAAGCCCGGCAAGAAGATCTACTCGCGCCGGAAGGTCATCGTGGAACCGGTGTTCGGGCAGATCAAAACCCGTCAGGGTAAGCACTTGTTGTTGCGCGGACTTCAGAACGCGCAGGCGGAGTGGAAGTTGTTGGCGGCAGGGCATAACCTGCTCAAGTTGCATGCGTTCCGGGCCCAGGGTGCCGGATAG
- a CDS encoding DUF5956 family protein gives MDRYLSRSGLPSRPRGYRCFLCFPAGIKDKNNFWGHLNEADFQMPDTHRDPKREAANLGETIKGSLSQMR, from the coding sequence ATCGATCGCTATCTTTCGCGTTCGGGACTGCCCTCTCGACCGCGCGGCTACCGATGTTTTCTATGCTTCCCCGCCGGAATCAAAGACAAGAACAATTTCTGGGGCCATCTCAATGAGGCAGACTTCCAGATGCCTGATACGCACCGGGACCCAAAACGAGAAGCAGCTAATTTGGGCGAAACTATCAAAGGCTCCCTTTCACAGATGCGGTGA
- a CDS encoding iron-containing redox enzyme family protein yields MKDLPAARGPLSEVLRESLLRNDLPLAMEALEEQAAAALLGTADILFDEDLQISLFILYELHYSGFSSLIDWWEWHPPLLGLRARLEEALENRLYGGIGTLPRPEPGAGAVAEALFGLMAGDGGPSVSSYVSRHATEEQTREFLIHKSVYQLKEADPHTWAIPRLRGRAKSAMVEIQTDEYGGGIPGKMHSELFAHTMQGLGLDPEFGAYIDSVPAITLCSVNVMSLFGLHRRHRGAICGHLAAYEITSSIPNAKYARGLRRLGFTSPVTDYFDEHVEADAVHEQIAARDMAGALIEQDPTVASNVFFGAATVRFLDALVGRWQLDAWKAGTSSLRLASKVAA; encoded by the coding sequence ATGAAAGACCTCCCCGCGGCCCGCGGCCCGCTCAGCGAAGTCTTGCGGGAAAGCCTCCTGCGCAACGACCTACCCTTGGCCATGGAAGCTTTGGAGGAGCAGGCCGCAGCAGCATTGCTCGGCACCGCTGACATTCTTTTCGATGAGGATCTGCAGATTTCGCTGTTCATCCTCTACGAGCTGCATTACTCGGGCTTTAGCTCACTCATCGACTGGTGGGAATGGCATCCGCCGCTTTTGGGATTGCGCGCACGCCTTGAGGAGGCTTTGGAGAACCGATTGTACGGCGGTATCGGGACACTACCGCGTCCGGAACCAGGCGCAGGTGCTGTCGCCGAGGCACTCTTCGGGCTCATGGCCGGGGATGGTGGGCCCTCGGTCTCCTCCTACGTGTCCCGTCACGCTACCGAGGAGCAGACCCGCGAATTTCTGATCCACAAATCGGTCTATCAACTCAAGGAAGCCGACCCGCACACGTGGGCCATTCCCCGGCTCCGGGGTCGAGCAAAGTCAGCCATGGTGGAAATCCAAACCGATGAATATGGTGGCGGAATTCCGGGCAAGATGCACTCGGAACTCTTTGCCCACACCATGCAGGGGCTGGGACTCGATCCGGAGTTCGGCGCCTATATCGACTCCGTACCAGCCATCACCCTCTGCTCAGTGAATGTGATGTCGCTCTTCGGCTTGCATCGTCGGCACCGCGGAGCCATCTGTGGGCACTTGGCCGCCTATGAGATCACCTCTTCGATCCCCAACGCCAAATACGCCCGCGGATTGCGTCGACTCGGTTTCACGTCCCCGGTCACCGACTATTTCGACGAGCATGTAGAGGCCGACGCGGTCCACGAGCAGATTGCGGCCAGGGACATGGCCGGCGCTCTGATCGAGCAAGACCCCACCGTGGCCTCTAATGTATTCTTCGGTGCGGCAACGGTCCGCTTCCTCGATGCCTTGGTCGGACGTTGGCAACTCGACGCATGGAAGGCTGGCACCAGTTCGCTGCGCCTGGCCTCGAAAGTGGCGGCATGA
- a CDS encoding protein kinase domain-containing protein, which translates to MMTYGAQHDDTILDGRYRVLERIGTGATATVHRGRDEFLGRDVAVKILTKPGGSEQSAGAAAAEVKILAGLQHHALVILLDAGIERAHPDEPHVYLVMELINGPDLKQHLAQGPLSHRHTAQIGHDLADALAYIHGNGVIHRDVKPGNVMVFDYYQDASRMRAKLTDFGIALISGRQGGAEGGFSGTAAYLSPEQARAEAVTAASDVYSLGLVLLECLTGKRAFPGDPLQSGVARLLHDPAIPEDLDQDWKKLLAAMTAGIPEERPSALEVSLALFDLASQARGRRKIDPSLISDDEPARMAAVAEYAILDTPPDGAFDTITALAARVFNVPIAIVSIVDHDRIWFKSHHGTEVEEIDRDPGLCASAILQGEVWVVENAAEDPRTLSNPLVTGELGLGFYAGAPLTTKEGHNLGTLCILDVSSRTMSESDTANLKDLAGLVMHDLDLRLESRRSTQTGAILDLSHVKKLAM; encoded by the coding sequence ATGATGACATATGGTGCCCAACACGATGACACCATTCTGGACGGTAGATACCGGGTGCTGGAGCGCATCGGAACCGGAGCCACCGCCACGGTGCACCGCGGTCGGGACGAATTCCTGGGACGAGACGTGGCAGTCAAGATCCTCACAAAACCAGGCGGTAGCGAGCAAAGTGCCGGTGCGGCTGCTGCTGAAGTGAAAATACTTGCAGGTCTGCAACATCATGCCTTGGTTATTCTCTTGGATGCCGGAATCGAACGTGCGCACCCCGATGAGCCGCATGTCTATCTGGTGATGGAGCTGATCAATGGGCCGGATTTAAAACAGCATTTGGCGCAAGGACCACTCAGTCATCGTCACACAGCACAGATTGGGCATGATCTCGCGGACGCTCTGGCTTATATCCATGGCAATGGCGTGATCCACCGCGACGTCAAACCAGGTAACGTCATGGTCTTTGACTACTACCAAGATGCCTCACGGATGCGCGCGAAGCTAACCGATTTCGGTATTGCCCTCATTTCAGGGCGGCAGGGGGGCGCCGAGGGCGGATTCTCGGGGACTGCGGCCTATCTGAGTCCTGAGCAGGCTCGCGCCGAAGCCGTTACTGCGGCCAGCGATGTGTACTCGCTTGGGCTGGTATTGCTGGAGTGCCTCACTGGCAAACGCGCGTTTCCTGGGGATCCACTACAGAGCGGGGTTGCCCGGCTCCTCCACGATCCAGCTATCCCTGAGGACTTGGATCAGGACTGGAAGAAACTCTTAGCCGCCATGACTGCTGGCATTCCGGAAGAACGGCCCAGCGCTTTGGAAGTGTCTTTGGCTTTGTTTGACCTAGCGTCTCAGGCAAGGGGGCGACGCAAAATCGATCCCTCTCTGATTTCAGATGACGAACCGGCACGCATGGCCGCGGTGGCTGAGTACGCAATTTTAGACACACCCCCCGATGGTGCCTTTGATACCATCACTGCCCTTGCAGCCCGAGTCTTCAACGTCCCGATAGCTATCGTCAGTATCGTTGACCACGACCGCATTTGGTTTAAGTCTCATCACGGGACTGAGGTTGAGGAAATCGACCGGGATCCGGGACTGTGTGCATCAGCTATTCTGCAGGGTGAGGTCTGGGTGGTGGAAAACGCAGCTGAAGACCCACGGACGCTTTCCAATCCCCTAGTGACAGGGGAGCTCGGACTTGGATTCTACGCCGGAGCCCCCTTGACGACTAAGGAGGGACACAACCTGGGAACCTTGTGCATACTCGACGTCAGTTCGCGGACGATGTCAGAGAGCGACACAGCCAACTTAAAGGACCTCGCGGGTTTGGTCATGCACGATCTGGACCTTCGACTTGAGAGTCGCAGATCGACACAGACCGGCGCGATCCTCGACTTGTCCCATGTCAAGAAGCTAGCCATGTAA